One Malus domestica chromosome 11, GDT2T_hap1 genomic region harbors:
- the LOC108174559 gene encoding putative bark agglutinin LECRPA3 — MDNSGNVFLYLLLFFMFYPFATALTFNFPSFPNGTTNISLEGEAYIDTQLIRLTRSPGETGNVGRATYPSNGSLLNSAAGNGAKLGLPVEDLSGDISKAQYPFVAVEFDIFKNTPPTIRDPDGDHVDIDINFLKSNLTAPWNGGIEEGKRNSARITTPAQKIY, encoded by the exons ATGGATAACTCCGGGAATGTGTTCTTATATCTCCTGCTCTTCTTTATGTTCTACCCTTTTGCAACTGCTTTAACCTTCAACTTCCCAAGCTTTCCCAATGGCACGACCAACATATCCCTTGAGGGAGAAGCATATATTGATACCCAACTCATCAGACTCACTAGAAGCCCTGGAGAAACTGGGAACGTCGGTCGAGCAACTTACC CGTCAAACGGATCCTTACTCAACAGTGCAGCAGGAAATGGTGCTAAGCTCGGCCTTCCTGTCGAAGACCTCTCAGGAGACATCTCGAAGGCTCAGTATCCGTTTGTGGCAGTGGAGTTTGATATCTTCAAGAATACGCCACCAACCATCAGGGATCCCGATGGTGATCATGTCGATATCGACATCAACTTTCTCAAGTCTAATCTTACCGCACCTTGGAATGGTGGTATTGAGGAAGGAAAACGAAATAGTGCTCGGATTACAACTCCAGCTCAAAAAATCTATTGA